The sequence ATCATCGACTTCCCCGAGGAGTACCGCCAGGACACCATCCACGCCGCGCTCCTGCACACCGGCAAGGTGCTGCTGGTCGCGGGCTCGGGCAACAACCAGGACAACTTCGACAAGAAGAAGTTCGACACCCGGATCTGGGACCCGGTCAAGGGCACGATCAAGAAGGTGCCCACGCCCGCCGACCTGTTCTGCACCGGCCACACCCAGCTGGCCAACGGCAACCTGCTGATCGCGGGCGGGACCAAACGGTACGAGAAGCTCAAGGGCGATGTGACCAAGGCCGGCGGCCTGATGGTCGTGCACAACGAGAACCCGGACAAGCCGATCACACTGCCCGCCGGAACCAAGTTCACCGGCAAGGAGAACGGCAAGACCTTCGTCTCGAAGGACCCGGTGCTCGTGCCGCGCGCGAAGAAGGTCTTCGACCCGAAGACCGGAGCGTTCCTGCGCAACGACCCGGGGCTCGGCCGTATCTACGTCGAGGCGCAGCAGAGCGGCACCCAGTACGAGACCGGTACGCAGGACAACTACCGCGTCCAGGGCCTGGCCGGCACCGACGCGCGCAACACGTACGGCATCGCGCAGAAGCTCGCCCTCGACAAGAAGGATTTCCAGGGCATCCGCGACGCCTACGAGTTCGATCCGGTCGCCGAGCGGTACATCAAGGTCGACCCGATGAACGAGGCCCGCTGGTACCCGACGCTGACCACGCTGTCGGACGGCAAGATCCTCAGCGTCTCCGGCCTCGACGACATCGGTCAGCTGGTTCCGGGGAAGAACGAGATCTTCGACCCCAAGACCAAGAAGTGGACCTACACGCAGCAGATCCGGCAGTTCCCGACGTATCCGGCACTGTTCCTGATGCAGAACGGGAAGATCTTCTACTCGGGGTCCAACGCGGGCTACGGACCGGACAACATCGGCCGTGAGCCCGGTGTCTGGGATGTCGACACCAACAAGTTCACCAAGCTGCCCGGGCTCAGTGACCCCAACATGATGGAGACGTCCGGGACCGTGCTGCTGCCTCCGGCGCAGGACGAGAAGTTCATGGTGATCGGCGGGGGCGGGGTCGGTGAGTCGAAGCTGTCCAGCAAGAAGACGCGGCTCATCGACCTGAAGGCGAAGAACCCGCGCTTCGTCGACGGGCCCGAGCTGGAGAAGGGGACCCGGTATCCGCAGTCCTCGATCCTGCCGGACGACACGGTGCTGGTGTCGGGCGGCTCGGAGGACTACCGGGGGCGCGGCGACTCCAACATCCTGCAGGCGCGGCTGTACCACCCCGACAGCAACAGCTTCACCCAGGTCGCCGATCCGCTGGTCGGACGGAACTACCACTCCGGCTCGATCCTGCTGCCGGACGGGCGGGTGATGTTCTTCGGGTC is a genomic window of Streptomyces griseochromogenes containing:
- a CDS encoding kelch motif-containing protein — its product is MKDQAGRRRARRLAIGTAVVLALAGMNGPWLYRFGTEQYHQYKINKPEYKAANGHWDIIDFPEEYRQDTIHAALLHTGKVLLVAGSGNNQDNFDKKKFDTRIWDPVKGTIKKVPTPADLFCTGHTQLANGNLLIAGGTKRYEKLKGDVTKAGGLMVVHNENPDKPITLPAGTKFTGKENGKTFVSKDPVLVPRAKKVFDPKTGAFLRNDPGLGRIYVEAQQSGTQYETGTQDNYRVQGLAGTDARNTYGIAQKLALDKKDFQGIRDAYEFDPVAERYIKVDPMNEARWYPTLTTLSDGKILSVSGLDDIGQLVPGKNEIFDPKTKKWTYTQQIRQFPTYPALFLMQNGKIFYSGSNAGYGPDNIGREPGVWDVDTNKFTKLPGLSDPNMMETSGTVLLPPAQDEKFMVIGGGGVGESKLSSKKTRLIDLKAKNPRFVDGPELEKGTRYPQSSILPDDTVLVSGGSEDYRGRGDSNILQARLYHPDSNSFTQVADPLVGRNYHSGSILLPDGRVMFFGSDSLYADKANTKPGKFEQRIEIYTPPYLYRGARPTLSGGPQTIARGASGTFTSKHTASIKKVRLIRPSASTHVTDVDQRSVALDFKTSGDKITVTVPKDRNLVQSGWYMMFVDDDQGTPSTAQWVKVP